In the genome of Segatella copri, one region contains:
- a CDS encoding ABC transporter permease produces MRLDLDTYKEILDTITRNKSRSLLTGFGVFWGVFMLIALMGGGQGLKEMLQNNFAGFATNTAIIWAQNTTKPYKGFNKGRSWQMEEKDLERLRHRVPELDVITPLLFGGNKSVVFGDKKFSGSTQGVNPDYAQVSVPKMFYGRYINEMDVRRQRKVCVIGKQIYKTLFPGGGDPCGKSVRVDSTYYTVVGVDYRSGNGVNFGGRADETITIPQTVLRTAYNRGTAIDIIATTGKPGVVMSSIAQRMRETIARAHNIDPSDEKGIMVFNTEVLFQMLDNLFKGVNFLIWLVGIGTLLAGAIGVSNIMMVTVKERTTEIGIRRAIGATPKMILSQIISESILLTLVAGMSGIIFGVAILQMLEMANTTDGILTAHFQVDFWTAISSAILICILGGLAGLAPAWRAMSIKPVDAMRDE; encoded by the coding sequence ATGCGATTAGATTTAGATACATATAAAGAGATTCTCGATACCATCACGAGGAACAAGAGCCGCAGTCTGCTCACGGGCTTCGGCGTGTTCTGGGGCGTGTTTATGCTCATCGCCCTGATGGGTGGCGGACAGGGACTGAAGGAGATGCTGCAGAACAATTTTGCAGGCTTCGCCACCAACACCGCCATCATTTGGGCGCAGAACACCACCAAACCCTACAAGGGATTCAACAAGGGGCGTTCCTGGCAGATGGAAGAGAAAGACCTGGAGCGACTGCGCCACAGGGTGCCCGAACTCGATGTCATCACCCCGCTGCTTTTCGGAGGCAACAAGTCGGTGGTGTTTGGCGACAAGAAATTCAGCGGCAGCACGCAGGGCGTGAATCCCGACTACGCCCAGGTTTCCGTGCCTAAAATGTTTTACGGCAGATACATCAACGAGATGGATGTGCGCCGCCAGCGCAAGGTTTGCGTCATCGGCAAACAGATTTACAAGACCCTCTTCCCCGGCGGCGGTGACCCATGCGGCAAGAGCGTGCGAGTGGATTCCACCTATTACACGGTGGTGGGTGTAGATTACCGCTCGGGAAATGGCGTGAATTTCGGCGGTAGAGCCGACGAAACCATCACCATTCCGCAAACCGTGCTCCGCACCGCCTACAATCGCGGAACCGCCATCGACATCATTGCCACCACCGGTAAACCGGGTGTGGTGATGAGCAGCATCGCCCAGCGAATGCGTGAAACCATAGCCAGGGCTCACAACATCGACCCTTCAGATGAAAAAGGAATCATGGTGTTCAATACGGAGGTGCTCTTCCAGATGCTCGACAACCTGTTTAAGGGCGTCAACTTCCTCATCTGGCTGGTAGGTATCGGCACCCTTCTCGCCGGTGCCATCGGAGTTTCCAACATCATGATGGTAACGGTGAAGGAGCGAACCACCGAGATAGGCATTCGCCGAGCCATCGGAGCCACGCCGAAGATGATTCTCTCGCAAATCATCTCAGAAAGTATTCTCCTTACCCTGGTGGCAGGCATGAGCGGCATCATCTTCGGAGTAGCCATCCTGCAGATGCTGGAGATGGCGAACACCACGGATGGCATTCTCACCGCCCACTTCCAGGTAGATTTCTGGACAGCCATCTCCTCAGCCATCCTCATCTGCATCCTCGGCGGTCTTGCCGGACTTGCCCCAGCCTGGCGAGCCATGAGCATCAAACCGGTAGATGCAATGAGAGACGAATAA